A stretch of Brassica napus cultivar Da-Ae chromosome C6, Da-Ae, whole genome shotgun sequence DNA encodes these proteins:
- the LOC111198805 gene encoding proline-rich protein 27 isoform X2 → MSNLKDAFAEEAAGDSSAVIMRTSVEEAPHPVEAEEAVAVVMAPNRVEAEEAVAGLRALLTPPIPVEAEEDVAVAPVAVAPVAVAPVAVAPVAVAPVAVAPVAALEVVDRIHFSR, encoded by the exons ATGAGCAACTTGAAGGATGCGTTTGCTGAAGAAGCTGCTGGTGACTCATCAGCAGTCATCATGCGTACGAGCGTGGAAGAAG CTCCACATCCGGTGGAGGCGGAGGAAGCTGTCGCCGTCGTGATGGCTCCAAATCGTGTGGAGGCGGAGGAAGCTGTCGCCG GTCTCCGTGCTCTCCTTACTCCTCCAATTCCGGTGGAGGCGGAGGAAGATGTCGCCGTGGCTCCAGTCGCCGTGGCTCCAGTCGCCGTGGCTCCAGTCGCGGTGGCTCCCGTCGCGGTGGCTCCCGTCGCCGTGGCTCCGGTCGCCG CTCTTGAGGTTGTGGATCGGATCCACTTCAGCCGTTGA
- the LOC111198805 gene encoding proline-rich protein 27 isoform X1 yields MSNLKDAFAEEAAGDSSAVIMRTSVEEAPHPVEAEEAVAVVMAPNRVEAEEAVAGLRALLTPPIPVEAEEDVAVAPVAVAPVAVAPVAVAPVAVAPVAVAPVAGKKSLSLSLSLSLSL; encoded by the exons ATGAGCAACTTGAAGGATGCGTTTGCTGAAGAAGCTGCTGGTGACTCATCAGCAGTCATCATGCGTACGAGCGTGGAAGAAG CTCCACATCCGGTGGAGGCGGAGGAAGCTGTCGCCGTCGTGATGGCTCCAAATCGTGTGGAGGCGGAGGAAGCTGTCGCCG GTCTCCGTGCTCTCCTTACTCCTCCAATTCCGGTGGAGGCGGAGGAAGATGTCGCCGTGGCTCCAGTCGCCGTGGCTCCAGTCGCCGTGGCTCCAGTCGCGGTGGCTCCCGTCGCGGTGGCTCCCGTCGCCGTGGCTCCGGTCGCCGGTaagaaatctctctctctctctctctctctctctctctctctctaa